One Ostrea edulis chromosome 2, xbOstEdul1.1, whole genome shotgun sequence genomic region harbors:
- the LOC130051480 gene encoding uncharacterized transmembrane protein DDB_G0289901-like produces MDRTTSSADKQTAPLHGTLSMAVKLLVLVLACVCIAFSAPSPKGNPEQYSCYSCTDYQESEGCHQTSVCQTGHEHCVTQRQYYVDGSILVTKGCSHMQTCMNKEENNEEECYGGDRIGFEGVCTWCCAGNLCNAEGKEEDQRLRAEEDDGGKPNPKPPTGGKPNPKPPTGGKPNPKPTTGGKPNPKPPTGGKPNPKPPTGGKPNPKPPTGGKPNPKPPTGGKPNPKPPTGGKPNPKPPTGGGSGSPGSPGSNGNPGSGGNGGNGGNGGNGGTGGNGSSGGNGGTGGNGGNGGSGGNGGNGGSGGNGGTGGNGNGGNGGSGGNGGNGGSGGNGGTGGNGGSGGNGGNGGSGGTGGNGGSGGNGGNGGNGGTGGNGNGGNGGSGGNGGNGGSGGNGGNGGTGGNGGSGGNGGNNGSGGSTSNPGNGGNPTQKPGSNKPTSSPGGTTGKPGSPGKPGSGGNGGKPGSGGKPGSGGNGGNTGNGGNGGNGGNGGNSGNGGSGGNNGNGNGNGNNGNGNNGNGNNGGNGNNGNGNNGNGNNGGNGNNGNGNSGNSGAQCHLHNGQICCQNHGNQNGGQGGIDLDIHIHIGGLLSGICPVCQNQKTPQGPSGQNGTKSPLITSSPATNQANTTHAATTSQGATKTSQATTTTQAATTTQAATTTQAATTTQAATTTQKQTSPNKKTTVTTKKVITTKSPVKVHLTTTDAITTTKQTATTTQAATTTQAATTAQAATTAQAATNTQAATTTQAATTTQAATTTQAATTTQAATTTQAATTTQAATTQAATTTQAATTTQAATTTQKQTTTQAATTTQQPTTTQASTTTHQPTTTQASTTTQQPTTTQAATTTQAATTTQQSTTTQATTTAKKTKGTTKKLTTTKLPIKVQTTVVPSTTNQPTTTKPLTTTLMSTTKLQPTSTQQPTTSQKITTEKKTTTTTKKTSTTKAPSTTKQPTSSLPTTSATTTTAKPDFQCYTCKDQTCQTQELTTCSSGSHYCMSTVKQDDKGGRIVTKGCVSVDVCKMEWYQKTATKPDCILNMDDNPSGFPNMAMTCSFCCVEKECNKHVVPTFTSLYTSRRK; encoded by the exons ATGGATAGGACTACATCCAGTGCAGATAAACAGACAGCACCCCTCCACGGAACCCTTAGCATGGCCGTCAAACTTCTCGTTTTAGTGCTTGCTT GCGTGTGCATAGCGTTCAGTGCTccttctccaaagggaaatccTGAACAATACAGCTGTTACTCATGTACAGACTACCAAGAAAGTGAGGGCTGTCACCAAACTTCCGTTTGTCAGACCGGCCAT GAACACTGTGTAACCCAGAGACAGTACTATGTAGACGGATCAATCCTTGTTACCAAGGGCTGCTCTCATATGCAG ACATGCATGAATAAAGAAGAAAACAACGAAGAAGAATGTTACGGTGGCGATAGGATTGGGTTTGAAGGAGTCTGTACATGGTGTTGCGCCGGAAATCTATGTAATGCTGAGGGCAAAG agGAAGACCAGCGATTGCGAGCTGAAGAAGACGA CGGCGGTAAACCTAACCCAAAACCTCCCACCGGCGGAAAACCTAATCCAAAGCCCCCTACCGGCGGTAAACCTAACCCAAAACCTACCACCGGCGGAAAACCTAATCCAAAGCCCCCTACCGGCGGTAAACCTAACCCAAAACCTCCCACCGGCGGAAAACCTAATCCAAAACCTCCTACCGGTGGTAAACCTAATCCAAAGCCCCCTACTGGTGGTAAACCTAACCCCAAACCTCCTACTGGTGGTAAACCTAACCCTAAACCCCCTACAGGTGGAGGTTCAGGTTCTCCTGGATCACCAGGGTCAAATGGAAATCCAGGATCTGGTGGAAACGGTGGTAATGGGGGAAATGGAGGTAATGGTGGAACTGGAGGAAACGGTAGCAGTGGGGGAAACGGTGGAACGGGAGGAAATGGAGGGAACGGGGGAAGTGGTGGTAATGGAGGAAACGGTGGAAGTGGGGGAAATGGTGGCACTGGAGGAAATGGTAATGGAGGAAACGGCGGAAGTGGGGGAAATGGAGGAAACGGTGGAAGTGGGGGAAACGGTGGAACTGGAGGAAACGGCGGAAGTGGGGGGAATGGAGGAAATGGTGGAAGTGGTGGGACTGGAGGAAACGGAGGAAGTGGTGGTAATGGAGGAAACGGGGGAAATGGTGGCACTGGAGGAAATGGTAATGGAGGAAACGGCGGAAGTGGGGGAAATGGAGGAAACGGTGGAAGTGGGGGGAATGGAGGAAATGGTGGGACTGGAGGAAACGGAGGCAGTGGTGGTAATGGAGGAAATAACGGAAGTGGTGGAAGTACCAGCAATCCAGGAAATGGCGGAAACCCCACTCAGAAACCAGGATCAAATAAACCAACATCATCCCCAGGTGGAACAACTGGTAAACCGGGTTCTCCTGGGAAACCAGGATCCGGCGGAAATGGCGGAAAACCTGGTTCTGGTGGAAAGCCTGGATCTGGTGGAAACGGAGGTAATACAGGAAATGGTGGTAATGGAGGAAACGGGGGAAATGGAGGCAATAGTGGTAATGGAGGTAGTGGTGGAAACAATGGTAACGGAAATGGTAATGGTAATAATGGTAATGGCAACAATGGCAACGGAAACAATGGTGGTAATGGTAATAATGGTAATGGCAACAATGGCAACGGAAACAATGGTGGTAATGGTAATAATGGGAATGGTAACAGCGGTAATTCTGGAGCACAATGTCATCTACATAACGGACAAAtctgttgtcaaaatcatggAAATCAGAACGGAGGACAAGGCGGAATTGATTTAGATATTCACATTCATATCGGAGGGCTTCTTAGTGGTATCTGTCCAGTATGTCAGAACCAGAAAACACCACAAGGACCGTCAG GTCAAAATGGCACAAAGTCTCCTTTAATTACGTCATCTCCAGCAACAAATCAAG CAAACACAACGCACGCGGCAACAACATCACAGGGGGCGACTAAAACATCTCAAGCTACAACCACTACACAAGCGGCGACAACCACACAAGCGGCGACAACCACACAAGCGGCAACAACAACACAAGCGGCGACAACAACACAAAAGCAAACATCACCTAATAAAAAGACAACCGTTACAACCAAAAAGGTTATCACTACCAAATCTCCAGTCAAAGTCCATTTAACAACAACTGATGCTATTACGACAACCAAACAGACTGCAACTACAACACAAGCGGCGACAACTACACAAGCAGCAACCACTGCACAAGCAGCAACCACTGCACAAGCGGCTACAAACACACAAGCAGCGACAACCACACAAGCAGCGACAACTACACAAGCGGCTACAACCACACAAGCGGCGACAACCACACAAGCGGCGACAACCACACAAGCGGCGACAACCACACAAGCGGCGACAACACAAGCGGCGACAACCACACAAGCGGCGACAACAACACAAGCGGCGACAACAACACAAAAGCAAAC AACCACACAAGCTGCGACAACCACACAACAGCCTACAACTACACAAGCTTCGACAACCACACACCAACCTACAACTACACAAGCTTCGACAACAACACAACAACCTACAACCACACAAGCGGCGACAACCACACAAGCGGCGACAACTACACAGCAATCCACAACAACACAAGCAACAACTACAGCTAAAAAGACAAAGGGCACGACaaaaaaattaacaacaacaaaacttcCTATTAAAGTTCAAACTACCGTTGTTCCAAGTACAACAAACCAACCAACAACTACTAAACCATTGACAACAACTCTTATGTCAACGACCAAATTACAACCAACTTCAACCCAACAACCTACTACATCTCAGAAAATTAcaacagaaaagaaaactacTACTACAACTAAGAAAACGTCAACAACGAAGGCCCCATCAACAACAAAACAGCCCACCTCCTCACTGCCTACAACATCAGCCACCACCACAACCGCTAAACCTG ATTTTCAGTGTTATACGTGTAAAGACCAAACTTGTCAGACACAAGAACTGACCACGTGTTCCAGCGGCTCACATTATTGTATGTCAACGGTGAAGCAGGACGACAAAGGAGGGAGAATCGTGACGAAAGG aTGTGTCTCGGTAGACGTTTGTAAGATGGAATGGTACCAGAAGACTGCAACTAAACCCGACTGTATCCTAAACATGGACGACAACCCCTCAGGTTTCCCTAATATGGCGATGACCTGCAGTTTCTGCTGTGTGGAAAAGGAATGCAACAAGCATGTCGTCCCCACGTTTACGTCACTGTATACGTCACGAAGAAAGTGA